The Pseudomonas sp. FP2309 genomic sequence TCGTCGACGACGAAGCGCCCATCCGCGAGATGATCGCCGTTGCGTTGGAGATGGCCGGCTACGACTGCCTGGAGGCGGAAAACTCCCAGCAGGCCCATGCCATTATCGTCGACCGCAAACCGGACCTGATCCTGCTGGACTGGATGCTGCCCGGCACCTCCGGCATCGAACTGGCCCGCCGCCTCAAACGCGACGAGCTGACCGGGGATATCCCGATCATCATGCTCACCGCCAAAGGTGAAGAGGACAACAAGATTCAGGGCCTGGAAGTCGGCGCCGACGACTACATCACCAAGCCGTTTTCCCCACGCGAACTGGTGGCGCGTCTGAAGGCCGTATTGCGCCGCGCCGGGCCTACCGATGGCGAAGCACCTATCGAAGTCGGTGGCCTGCTCCTGGACCCGATCAGCCACCGCGTGACCATCGACGGCAAGCCAGCCGAGATGGGGCCGACAGAATACCGTCTGCTGCAATTCTTCATGACCCACCAGGAGCGCGCCTACACCCGTGGCCAGTTGCTCGACCAGGTATGGGGCGGCAACGTGTACGTGGAGGAGCGCACTGTGGATGTGCATATCCGCCGCCTGCGCAAAGCCTTGGGCGATGCCTATGAAAATTTGGTACAAACCGTGCGCGGTACCGGCTATCGGTTTTCAACCAAAGGTTGAGCTATAAGCAATCAGCCGCAAGTTAAAGCGGGACTGCTTAAGCTTGGAGCTTGCAGCTTGAAACTTGAAACTGCTCCGAAGGACGCAACTTGAACCAGAACTGGCATGGCACCCTGATCCGCCACATGCTCCTGTTGATCACCGGCTGCCTGTTGGTCGGGTTGATCAGCGGCTATTACGGTTGGAGCCTGGCCATCGGCATCGGCTTGTACCTGGGCTGGACCCTCAAACAGCTGCTGCGCCTGCATGAATGGCTGCGCCAGCACA encodes the following:
- the phoB gene encoding phosphate regulon transcriptional regulator PhoB, which encodes MVGRSILIVDDEAPIREMIAVALEMAGYDCLEAENSQQAHAIIVDRKPDLILLDWMLPGTSGIELARRLKRDELTGDIPIIMLTAKGEEDNKIQGLEVGADDYITKPFSPRELVARLKAVLRRAGPTDGEAPIEVGGLLLDPISHRVTIDGKPAEMGPTEYRLLQFFMTHQERAYTRGQLLDQVWGGNVYVEERTVDVHIRRLRKALGDAYENLVQTVRGTGYRFSTKG